The Hujiaoplasma nucleasis DNA window TCTTATGGAGATTTTAAATCCCCTCAAATCAGTTGATTAATATAGATTTATGATTTAAGTCCTCTAATTAAGTGTTATTTTCAATAAAAGCTTTAATTTTCTTTATCAGGTAATCACCAAATATATCAATATTTTCTTTTCTAAATCCAAATACTTTTTCTAGAGTAGTCTTATCTTGAGGTTTCATTCGAACTATATACTTAGCAACTTTATCTGTATATACATCTTCTTCACTTAAATTATTGTATTTAGCAATTTTGCTTCTCTCAGAAATTAAGATTTCATATAATAAAGAATCATTTTCTTCAAAGTACGTTTCTTTAGATAATTTGTTTATATATTCTAAAACTTCTTTACCAAAAGTATGCACTCGCTTTTTTCCAAAACCTGTGATATTAGACAATTCTTCTATATTTTTAGGCATTTCATTTATTAGTTCATACATCATTTTATTATTGAATACTGTATAAACTGGATATAATTTATATGTCTTACTTATTTCACTTCTAAGTTTTTTAAATCCTTCAATGATTTCACTAGGAAAATTATCGACATTAGAATCAGTTTGCTTAATTTCTTTCTTAGATAATTTAGCTTTTCTAAATTTTACATTGTGTTTCTTGGTTTCCTCTAAAAATTCAATAACATTTTCTCTGTTTAATATTTGAATATCATTATTTTTTGCAGTTGTAATTGCAGCTGGAGTTAAATCACTGGTAGTGATTATCCAAACTTGATCTAAGTTATAATGATTCTTTCCATCAAGCATTGTTCTAATCTCAGTTGGCCCAACTTTGCCTTTCCATCTCTTTGCTTGTATACCAACAGCTTTCGATCCATCTAATGATGGTAACTTAATAGTTAAATCAATACCTTTGTCATTAGTATCATCTGTCATTCTTGGATGATATTCTAAAACTTTAAAAAATTCAAAAAGAAATACTTCAAATTCTTTACCTGTAAATCTATCAATTTCTTCAATTGTATTTGGAAATTCGTATTCAAAATTGAATAACTTCATTTTTACCTCCTATTGAATGATTGCATTTATCCTTGTATTAAAAATTATACTCATCAATAGGTATTTTTCTTTAAATTTAAATTTGTATTCTTGAACAAGATCCGAATCATCCTTATAATCCAACATTTACCTCCGATAGAAAATATTCTATTTGAATTTTGTTTTTTTAATTTCAACTTAAAATCATTGTTTTATTTTGGTACTAATGGGAGTATACAGTCATTAAAGGAAATATCCTTGATCATTTAGAAGCTTAAATATATGTTATTTATATTACTTCTTAACAATGGCTTTAGTGCTTCGAGAGAAAAACAGGATGATAATATAAATTGCTACGGCAGTTAATGTAAGAAAGATGCTAACTTCCATATAATTTACACTCTCATCCATGAAATGCCATAGCTGCTACTGCAGAAAAAAGCGCTGCACCTTTAAATAATGTATTGATGTGAGATCATATCCAAGTGCAGTTCTTTTAACTAAGTAATAAGCTGAAAAAATAGATAAGGGAACAATAAAACCGTGAGCGTTTAAAATAATACGTCAAAGTAAAAACAGACAACTATTATCTAGCGACCTCTTTGACTTTAAACATTGATTTGATTTCATCTTTCCAAGGTAATAAATGGTTCATCTTTTCTAACTGTTCGATCGTTAATTGACTTTGATATAGATCTAATTTATATAGTTCATCCATTAAATATGCTAGATACTTATAAGTATCTAAGCCATTCGTTTTAGCTGTTGTAATTATACTCATTAATATCGTTGAAGCCCTAGCCCCTTTTTCAGTGTTAGAGAATAAGAAGTTCTTTCTATTTATAACGAAGGGTTTAACACCTCTTTCAGCTAAATTATTATCTATTGGAATATGACCGCTTTTCAAATAAGTCTTTAGTTCACGTTCTAGTTTTAAAGAGTAAGCGACTGCTTTACCTGTCACAGAGTTGGGTGAATAATGTGTCTGTTTAAGATGGTTAAAATACCCATCTAATAATTTATGATAGCTTTTTTGGTTTCTTCTATGATGTATGTCTTTTGGAGATAATTTATTATCCCTGAATCCTCTCTCAGCTTTAAAGATTTTATCCGCTAAATCGATAATTTCTAAAAGCTTAGGATCTTTGTTTGCTTTATAAATATCGACAAACTTTCTCTTGGCATGAACGAAACACTTTTGAAGTGTGACATTGGGTATGTGATTATACCCAGCATAATCATCAACGACTAAATAACCCTTATAGTCTTTTAGGAAGTCTCTTGGCCAAGCACCTGACCTAGAATACCGGTATTCATAAATATATATAGGCGCATCATATATAGAAGATGCATACATCCAAACATATGATTTATCGCGCTTGGCTTTATGACCGACATTGATCACTTTCAAGGTTGTCTCATCTGCGTGAATCACTGATGTTTTATTATGAATAAGTAAATGCTTTAAATACACATAAAAAGGCTTAATTAAAGCTGCCGCTTTCATTAAGTAATTTGATAAGTTTACTCTTGATATTGGAAACCCTGCATTTAAAAAAGCATTTTCTTGTCTGTAAAGCGGTGTGCCCATAAAAAACTTTTCATTGGCTATATATGATACAAGTGAAGGCGTGGCGATCGAATGACTAAAAGGAAAGTCTCTTATTTGCGTATTGACTTTACTACATGTATCACACTTTCTTGTTTTAAAGATATGTTTAATGATTCTTATATCCATTTTGACTTCAGCTTTATAAGTGATGTCTTCGCTAATAAGTTTTGTTTCATGATCACACTTATGATCTTCATGAATAACTGTTTCACTGACCATTGATTCGAAATCAATACCTTCATGATTTTTAGCTTTTGCTTTTCTAGGTTTTTTAGTCTCTAAAGCTCTTGTTTCTTCATTAAGCGAAGTCGATGCATTAGCTTCTATTTCATTAAAGTTAAAGAGGTTTATCTCCTCTTTATCAATGGATTCGCTTTTAGGTTTAAAGGTTCTTGCGTTTTTCATTGCGATGACGAGTTTAAGTTGTTGGTTTTCATTCTCTAACTTTTCATATTCAGAACTTAATTCCTTAATTTCTTTTTGTAAAGATGTTACTAAACTTAATAGTTCATCATATGATTTTTCTTTGAATTTATCCATTTAATAACACCTCAATTCATACATATATTATACCATTTTAAGGAGAAAAGTATATAGTAAATATGCAAAAAAGAGCCTTATTCAGCCCTTTTCAATAATCATAATATCTTGTTTTATGTGCTCTTTTTTGGATAGGGGATAAACCGTCTAACAACCATTTTAATTGTCTTTCTTCAACCAAGATTACTTTATCATCTTTTGGCCATATAAACTTTTCACCATGGGTTCTCTTATAGTAAACCCATACACCAGTTTGATCAACTTCTAATATCTTTATTTTGGTTCTATCCCTAGAACAAAATATAAAGATACGATTAATTCTTAGATCTAGTTTTTGATAATTCACAGAAATAATAGATGTTAAACCATCAATTTGCTTTCTCATATCTGTATAACCAGTGACTAAGTAGATATGCTCAACCTTTGTTAAATCAATCATCGATTAATACCTTGACAACTTTTATCAATACCTCATCATTACATTTGATATGAATACCTTTAAGATAAAAATCATTTACTGATGATTTTTTAATCATCGTTGTCACATCTAACAGTTTATTCTTAAGCTTCCTTCTTTTAATCTGATATATATAGGACTTACTTATATCATAGCTTGATTTATTTCCTTAACAGATTGACCATCTTTTAAGGCTTGGTAAACGATTTCTAGTTTGCTTAAACTCATAAAAAAAACACCCCTTATCATTTAATATTTACTATATCAAATATTATAGGTGTTTTTATCTATATTGGAAGCACGTATTATTTTAAACGCTCACAATAAAAATCAAAAATATCAATAGAATCTAAACATTAAGCCATAGAAAAAGCACTGAAAATACATTTCAGTGCTTAATATTTTAGGTTCTATAATTTTCTTAGGGGTGTTTAAAAAAGATGTTTATAAAATAAAAGTGCATGAATAGGTACAATCCTTTATAATGTAGTTACCAACAAACACCGAAAGGAGACCTATTCATGCATAAACATTATATCAATAAATTATTAGATTTAAAAGATGAAGATATTATTATTAAAGGTATTTCTATAGAAAGAGGGACTAAGTACATTAAATTAGAACTTCCTATTAGAGAATATGTCTGTCCTCATTGTGGGTGTTTAACTAAGCGAGTTCATGATTATAGGGTAAGAAAGATCAAACATCAATATGAACTTGGGTATAAAGTCATACTTCTTTACAAGAGACGTAGATACTTATGTAAAGACTGTCACAAAAGATTTCCTGAAGATAATCAGTTTGTCAGAAAATATCATAAGATAAGTAATTATACTAAACAATTAATCATTAAAGAATATGGATTTAAACAATCAATTAGTGATGTTGGTAGACATTTAAATATATCCTTTCATACAGTGATGAGACACATTAAAACTCATGTTAGACCTAGAAGACAAACCTTACCTGAAGTCTTAAGTATAGATGAGTTTAAGAACTTATCACATGGTTATGGTAAATATGCCTTCTTAATGACTGATCCAGTCAATAAAAAGTTGATTGATGTTTCCCCTAATAGAAGAAAACATAATTTAGAGTATTATTTGTCCCATATAGATAAAGAAGAGCGAGATAGGGTTCAATACATCATATCAGACTTATGGGACCCTTATAGACAATTGGTTCATAAATACTTCCCTAAAGCTAAATTAATCGCTGATAAATATCATTTCATTAGACAGATGTATTGGGCTGTTCAAGATGTGAGATTAAGAGTGATGAAGAAATATAAGAAAGGTTCTTATGAATATCATTGTCTGAAGAAATATTGGAAACATATACTGGCTTATACTTACAATCTTTCAACCAAGCATTTTAAAGATTATAAGCTTGGTTATCACATTACAGCTAGAGAGATTATTGATAAAGTAAGACACTTTGATCAAGACATGAAAAAAGCCATCGATTTAAAAGATTCATTCTATGAAATGATGCATTCAACATCTAACCAAGAAGCTAGAGATGTAATAAATCAATTTATTGATAACTTATATCAAACTAAATTACCTGAATTTAAAATAGTGGCTAGAACTTATAAAAACTGGAAAGAAGAGATTATTAACTCATTTATTACCTATGATAAGAAACAATTAACTAATGGGTTTATTGAGGGTTTAAACAACAAAATAAAAGTGATTAAACGTATAGCCTTTGGTTATAGAAACTTTGATCACTTTAGATTAAGAATATTTGCATTAACTCATAATGATTGTCCTATTACTTCACTTTAAAACATAAAGAAAAAAGACAATATTTCAACCGAAATATCATCTTTAATTTCTTTCCTTAAACATCAAAGACCCCTATCCTTGACATTTAACCTGTTTTTATTCATCTACTCAACTTTATTAACAAGTATACCGCCAATAATATACATGTCATCATATAGGGTATAATTTATCATAAACGCATTATTATCTATAAACATCTCACTAACATAATCAGAGAATATAATTAAGGCGTTATCTGTAATTAAATAGTCACTAGCTTCTAAATTATTACCATCTATTTGATTTATTTCTCCATCAAATAATTCAAATTGAAATAAAAGATCGACAGTACCATCTGTATAAACAGATGTTGAACTTATAATATATGGTACTTCCTTGCTATTAATTGTGATGGATACACGTGTTATTTGTTGGTTAAAGACTAAGTCAAACTCTACCAAAGACGATGATTGCCCTAAAACATATGAAGATTTAATGGCATAACCATTATTCTCATAAAGAACATCATCCACTGGGATTTCATCACCATTCATATCATAGACTAATACATCAGGTGTAATATCTAAATGAAGT harbors:
- a CDS encoding ISL3 family transposase, encoding MHKHYINKLLDLKDEDIIIKGISIERGTKYIKLELPIREYVCPHCGCLTKRVHDYRVRKIKHQYELGYKVILLYKRRRYLCKDCHKRFPEDNQFVRKYHKISNYTKQLIIKEYGFKQSISDVGRHLNISFHTVMRHIKTHVRPRRQTLPEVLSIDEFKNLSHGYGKYAFLMTDPVNKKLIDVSPNRRKHNLEYYLSHIDKEERDRVQYIISDLWDPYRQLVHKYFPKAKLIADKYHFIRQMYWAVQDVRLRVMKKYKKGSYEYHCLKKYWKHILAYTYNLSTKHFKDYKLGYHITAREIIDKVRHFDQDMKKAIDLKDSFYEMMHSTSNQEARDVINQFIDNLYQTKLPEFKIVARTYKNWKEEIINSFITYDKKQLTNGFIEGLNNKIKVIKRIAFGYRNFDHFRLRIFALTHNDCPITSL
- the tnpB gene encoding IS66 family insertion sequence element accessory protein TnpB (TnpB, as the term is used for proteins encoded by IS66 family insertion elements, is considered an accessory protein, since TnpC, encoded by a neighboring gene, is a DDE family transposase.), giving the protein MIDLTKVEHIYLVTGYTDMRKQIDGLTSIISVNYQKLDLRINRIFIFCSRDRTKIKILEVDQTGVWVYYKRTHGEKFIWPKDDKVILVEERQLKWLLDGLSPIQKRAHKTRYYDY
- the tnpC gene encoding IS66 family transposase produces the protein MDKFKEKSYDELLSLVTSLQKEIKELSSEYEKLENENQQLKLVIAMKNARTFKPKSESIDKEEINLFNFNEIEANASTSLNEETRALETKKPRKAKAKNHEGIDFESMVSETVIHEDHKCDHETKLISEDITYKAEVKMDIRIIKHIFKTRKCDTCSKVNTQIRDFPFSHSIATPSLVSYIANEKFFMGTPLYRQENAFLNAGFPISRVNLSNYLMKAAALIKPFYVYLKHLLIHNKTSVIHADETTLKVINVGHKAKRDKSYVWMYASSIYDAPIYIYEYRYSRSGAWPRDFLKDYKGYLVVDDYAGYNHIPNVTLQKCFVHAKRKFVDIYKANKDPKLLEIIDLADKIFKAERGFRDNKLSPKDIHHRRNQKSYHKLLDGYFNHLKQTHYSPNSVTGKAVAYSLKLERELKTYLKSGHIPIDNNLAERGVKPFVINRKNFLFSNTEKGARASTILMSIITTAKTNGLDTYKYLAYLMDELYKLDLYQSQLTIEQLEKMNHLLPWKDEIKSMFKVKEVAR
- a CDS encoding restriction endonuclease, with product MKLFNFEYEFPNTIEEIDRFTGKEFEVFLFEFFKVLEYHPRMTDDTNDKGIDLTIKLPSLDGSKAVGIQAKRWKGKVGPTEIRTMLDGKNHYNLDQVWIITTSDLTPAAITTAKNNDIQILNRENVIEFLEETKKHNVKFRKAKLSKKEIKQTDSNVDNFPSEIIEGFKKLRSEISKTYKLYPVYTVFNNKMMYELINEMPKNIEELSNITGFGKKRVHTFGKEVLEYINKLSKETYFEENDSLLYEILISERSKIAKYNNLSEEDVYTDKVAKYIVRMKPQDKTTLEKVFGFRKENIDIFGDYLIKKIKAFIENNT